A region of the Campylobacter subantarcticus LMG 24377 genome:
AATTTTACTTGTTTTAATAAAGGCTTTATTTTCTTTTGCTAAAGCTATGAGAGCATCTTTCATATCTTCTTTAGAGCTTAGTTTTGCTCCATGTAAATCGGCATTAAATTCGTTTTTTTGACTCATTTTATTAAGCACAGGGGAAATAATAAAAGTAAAAATATTCCCAAAAATCAATAAAAGTGCAAAAACTCCAGCACTTACTCCATCTAAATGACTTTCAGTGTAAAAAAAGCTTGGTAAATGAGCAAAGATAAAAAATAAAGCAAAAAGCATCAAAGCACTAGCAAATAATATTTTTAACAAATCTTTATGTACAAAATGTCCTAGCTCATGTCCTAAAACAGCAATAAGTTCTTTTTCTTTTAAAGCATTTAAAAGTGTATCAAATAACACCACTCTTTTGCTTTTAAATAAACCACCAAAATAAGCATTCAATCTTTTATCTCTTTTGCTTGCATCAATCACATAAATTCCATTTGTGCTAAAACCACATTTTTGCATTAAATTAGTGATTTTTTCAAGTAAATTTTCATCTTCAAGTTTTTTCATTTTATTAAATATTGGTGCAATAAGAGTAGGGTAGATGAGGTTTATAATAAGTATGATTATAAAGCTTAGTGCAAAAGCTACTACCCACCAATATATGCTAAAAAATTCAAAACAAAACACCAAGGTATAGATGATTAAAAAGCCAAAAATAAGCATAAGCACAAGGGACTTGATGCTATCTTTAATAAAAAGCGTCAAAGTCATATTTGAAAAGCCGTGTTTTTTGTCTTTTATAAAGCTTTCATAATAACTAAGTGGTAAATTTAAAATACTAATAATTAATAAAAATGCAAGTAAAAATAAAGTATTTTCCAAGGTAGAGTTTTCTTTTATGAAAAATTCTTTCAAATACAAAAAACCAAAAGTAATCCAAGAAATATTAATCATTAAATTATAAAGATTAGAAAAGATTTTATATTTTTCATTTTCTATGGCAATATCTGCAGCATTTTTATAATCGTGTTCGTTTAAAATGATCGCTTGTTTTTCTCTTTCTTTTTTTAAAAATGCAATTTGCATATAAGATATAAAAATTAAAAAAGCTGTATAAATACATAAAATCATTATTAAAATCATAGTTTTTTCCATATTTTTTTTGAAAGTATGCAATAAGAAAGTAAATAAGCATAGGTAAAACTACCTATGCTGTATAAGAAGAATTCTATTTAGATTAATTAAAATGAGTATTTAAGACCAATGTTACCAGTTAGATAAGTTTCATCGGTATTGTCATCTTTATTGCCTAAGATTTGTTTAGCACCTACACTTAGATCAATAGTGAATTTATCTGTTATACCAATATTACTTCCAATAAGAATTTTACCAAAAGTTTTATCTTTTTCGGCTCCAGCTACATGATAATTCATATCACTTCCTGTAAAGCGAGCTTTAAAGTTGTTTCCACTCATAGCAAAGAATTGTTCGATTTTTGGAGTGATATAGAAATAGCTACCATCGTTAAAGAATTTTCTAAATTCTGCACCAAGTTCTGCACTTGCTGCAAAACTATCCATTGAATAAACTTTTTGAGCCCAAACACCACTTTCTGTATAATCTGGAGTTTTTCCATAGTAAAGATTTAATCCAATTAGTGGTTTAATCGAGAAGTTATCACTAAAGTCAAATACATAACCATATGCACCGCTTGCACCTAAGAAAGTTTGAGTGTAATCAGATTTATTGCTAGTTCCATTTAAAAATCTTTCTTGATCAGTCCAGCTAAATTGTGCATATGTTTTGATATCAAATTCATGTTGCCCATTGGCTATTCTTGAATATGCACCAAATTGTAAATTATCTGCATCTTGACTGATAGAATTGTAATTTAATTTAGAGTCAGCATAAGTTAAATATGCACCAAAGAAAACAGCATCAGTGAATTGTCTATCGATACCTAGTGTGATACCATATACAAAATCATTTTCACTACCTATCATATTTGCCCCACCAAATGCATTAGACCAAACGCTGTTTTCACATTGGTTTCTATCTTGTAGCATTCTAGTTGAAATAGCCATTTCATTAGCTAGGTTGATAACTTGGATAGCACCCTGGCGATTAGAGTTGTTTGCACTTTCTCTAGC
Encoded here:
- a CDS encoding M48 family metallopeptidase: MILIMILCIYTAFLIFISYMQIAFLKKEREKQAIILNEHDYKNAADIAIENEKYKIFSNLYNLMINISWITFGFLYLKEFFIKENSTLENTLFLLAFLLIISILNLPLSYYESFIKDKKHGFSNMTLTLFIKDSIKSLVLMLIFGFLIIYTLVFCFEFFSIYWWVVAFALSFIIILIINLIYPTLIAPIFNKMKKLEDENLLEKITNLMQKCGFSTNGIYVIDASKRDKRLNAYFGGLFKSKRVVLFDTLLNALKEKELIAVLGHELGHFVHKDLLKILFASALMLFALFFIFAHLPSFFYTESHLDGVSAGVFALLLIFGNIFTFIISPVLNKMSQKNEFNADLHGAKLSSKEDMKDALIALAKENKAFIKTSKIYTFFHLSHPCIYDRIKALQ
- a CDS encoding autotransporter outer membrane beta-barrel domain-containing protein, whose product is MVGNAQQAKNVVNSARESANNSNRQGAIQVINLANEMAISTRMLQDRNQCENSVWSNAFGGANMIGSENDFVYGITLGIDRQFTDAVFFGAYLTYADSKLNYNSISQDADNLQFGAYSRIANGQHEFDIKTYAQFSWTDQERFLNGTSNKSDYTQTFLGASGAYGYVFDFSDNFSIKPLIGLNLYYGKTPDYTESGVWAQKVYSMDSFAASAELGAEFRKFFNDGSYFYITPKIEQFFAMSGNNFKARFTGSDMNYHVAGAEKDKTFGKILIGSNIGITDKFTIDLSVGAKQILGNKDDNTDETYLTGNIGLKYSF